In the genome of Brachypodium distachyon strain Bd21 chromosome 3, Brachypodium_distachyon_v3.0, whole genome shotgun sequence, the window CTTGGAGGAGACGGGGGTGGAAAGAAGGACCTCACCGACATGAACTCGCTTGATGATTACCCGGAAGGTGAAGGATTCAATCTGGAAACAGGAGACAAGGGCGGGAGAAAGAACATGCCAAAAGGGAAGCAGATGCACAGCCGGAGCCAGATTTTCAAGTATGCATACGGTCAAATCGAGAAGGAAAAGGCATTGCAACAGGAATTACAGGAGAACGACAACAACATGACTTTGTCGGGTGTGGTAAATATGGCCAAAGATCATGAAGGCGGTTCAAGATTGGCCATTGAGGTCGCCTTCAAGGACCTAACTCTGACATTGAAGGGGAGTAAGAAGAAGCTCTTGAGGTCCGTGACAGGAAAGCTCATGCCTGGCCGTGTAGCTGCTGTCATGGGCCCATCTGGTGCGGGCAAGACCACATTTCTGAGTGCTATCGCTGGCAAGGCAACTGGTTGTGACACATCAGGCTTGGTACTCATCAATGGTAAAGTTGAGCCTATTCGTGCGTACAAGAGGATTATTGGCTTTGTGCCCCAAGATGACATTGTTCATGGCAACCTAACCGTTGAAGAAAATCTCTGGTTCAATGCAAGATGCAGGTATTATTTGCTCAAGTAGAGCTAGCTGTTTACCTTTTTGAGCTAGTACCACTGAACTTACCGCATGTTGTTGCATGCCAGGCTTTCAGCAGACATGTCTAAAGCCGATAAGGTCCTCGTCGTGGAGAGGGTCATCGAGTCTTTGGGCCTGCAGGCAGTTCGAGATTCTCTGGTTGGGACGGTGGAGCAGCGTGGCATCTCAGGTGGCCAACGCAAGAGAGTCAACGTCGGTCTAGAAATGGTCATGGAACCCTCGTTGTTGATCTTAGATGAGCCAACTTCCGGTTTGGACAGCGCATCCTCCTTGCTTCTTCTCCGCGCCCTTCGCCGGGAAGCTCTCGAAGGCGTCAACATCTCCATGGTTGTTCATCAGCCCAGGTTTGCTCTCAAACTCAAATAAGAAACAGTATATGTTTGCCTGATTTCCAAATATCCCAGGCTAACAACTCCTTTGCTGTCTCAGCTATACGCTGTACAGAATGTTCGATGACTTGATACTTCTGGCTAAAGGGGGCATGACCGTTTACCACGGGCCAGTGAAGAAGGTGGAAGAGTACTTCTCAGGGCTGGGCATTGTCGTGCCGGAGCGCGTGAACCCGCCCGACTACTACATTGACATCTTGGAGGGCATAGTGAAGCCAAGCATGAGTGCAGGAGTAGCTGTGAAGGACTTGCCACTCAGATGGATGCTGCACAACAGCTACGATGTTCCACGGGACATGCTGCAGAGCTCCTCGGGATCTGAATCTTCGGTCGGAAGAAGTGCAGACCCTTCCTCCCCCAGTTCCGAGTCAGGACCATCCTTCGCTGCAGAACTGTGGGCCAATATCAAGGACACCATCATGCAAAAGAAGGATGAGTTTGACTATAACAAGTCAACTGAAGATTTGTCAAACCGTTGCACCCCTGGCATTCTTAGGCAGTACAGGTACTTCCTAGGAAGGTAAGGTCTCTCTCATCTGTGTGTTAGAGATTTCACTTCCTGGGGAATTCTTCTCAAGTTGTTATCGATAATGACATTCTATCTATCTCTTCTTCGTCTTTTTCTTCAGGGTTGGCAAGCAGAGGCTCCGGGAAGCAAGGATACTGGGTGTTGACTACCTGATACTCTGCCTTGCCGGGATATGCCTGGGGACACTGGCTAAAGTGAGCGACGAGACGTTTGGCGCGCTTGGGTACACTTACACTGTCATCGCTGTCTGTAAGTCTGGCTTGCCTTCTATTTCGAGCAAGCCCTACAGGTGCAGCTGCTCTAGAGGTTCACTCATGTCAAGCTGCATGTGCAATGTGTGATGCAGCCCTGCTCTGCAAGATTGGAGCCCTGAGGTCGTTCGCACTGGACAAGATATACTACTGGAGGGAGAGGGCCTCAGGCATGAGCTCGTTGGCCTACTTCATGGCCAAGGACACCATCGACCACTTCAACACCATTGTCAAGCCCATTGTCTACCTCTCCATGTTCTACTTCTTCAACAACCCCAGGTCATCCATCTGGGAGAACTACCAAGTCCTCGTCGCACTTGTCTACTGTGTCACGGGCATGGGATACACCTTCGCCATCTTCTTCCAGCCAGGCTCCGCGCAGCTGGTATACATACATACTTCATTTCCTCAGTTCCTCTTGATACTCTGTGGATTGCTGTTCCTGACACATACTTCGCTTGCAGTGGTCTGCACTACTCCCGGTCGTTCTGACCCTGATAGCAACTCAGCAGAAGAACACCATAATTGCTGATCTGTGCTACACAAAGTGGGCCCTGGAGGCGTTTGTGATTGCCAACGCTCACAAGTACTGTCCCATCTTATTAGTATCTGACATACATGAACTCAAAATTTCCATCCGAGCTTAAATTTATCTCTGTAACAAAACACTGGTTCATGGTTGCAGCTACTCCGGGGTGTGGCTGATAACACGGTGCGGGTCGCTGGTCAAGAGCGGCTACGACATCAGCAATAGGAGTCTCTGCATATGGGTCCTCATGGCCAATGGGGTGGCCTTCCGCTGCGTAGCCTTCTTCTGCATGGTAGTGTTCCAGAAGCACTGAGGCACCCTTCCCTCTGTCAATAGATACAGCTGATCCATTCATTGATTCTTTCTCTGCGTAACAGAAATGTACAATTAGAACTTTCTGTCTTTTCAGCATGAGGTGTAGATAAGAACaggttgttttttcttttgagatgtAAGAATGTGTTGTTGAGTAGCAGGCAGCTGGTCAGGAATGCCCTATATTTTAGAAGCGTCATCCATTTCAGATCAGCTGATAGTACATATCTAA includes:
- the LOC100821219 gene encoding ABC transporter G family member 28, translated to MAWVAAQQLAAVLLLLNAAAAARAIATGAPFPIVAAVDAVPRVSLAEEEAAAAVEGFDDGFGGDGVGGGAAAGGSGAKGLAGNPIVAEVVNKRLKSLTSTFARAIRAELGYCIKDTDSEWDAAFNFSRDTTFLNNCMKQTNGDLHQRVCTAAEMKFYFNSLLGSDEDTRGEKNYVSPNKNCNLTSWSDGCEPGWACSAGEQKVNLQDAKDIPLRSQDCQACCPGFFCPHGLTCMMPCPLGAYCPVSTLNKTTGICDPYNYQPPPGNPNHTCGSADNWADVVSTDDIFCPAGFYCPSTTKKLPCSSGFYCRKGSTSQTRCYKKSSCPPNSDNQDITIFGALLVFASCLVLLIIYNFSGQLLTNREKKQAKSREAAAKYARETAQARERWKSARDVAKKASSGLQSQLSRTFSRKQKPGQAGGMSSKGLPSLGGDGGGKKDLTDMNSLDDYPEGEGFNLETGDKGGRKNMPKGKQMHSRSQIFKYAYGQIEKEKALQQELQENDNNMTLSGVVNMAKDHEGGSRLAIEVAFKDLTLTLKGSKKKLLRSVTGKLMPGRVAAVMGPSGAGKTTFLSAIAGKATGCDTSGLVLINGKVEPIRAYKRIIGFVPQDDIVHGNLTVEENLWFNARCRLSADMSKADKVLVVERVIESLGLQAVRDSLVGTVEQRGISGGQRKRVNVGLEMVMEPSLLILDEPTSGLDSASSLLLLRALRREALEGVNISMVVHQPSYTLYRMFDDLILLAKGGMTVYHGPVKKVEEYFSGLGIVVPERVNPPDYYIDILEGIVKPSMSAGVAVKDLPLRWMLHNSYDVPRDMLQSSSGSESSVGRSADPSSPSSESGPSFAAELWANIKDTIMQKKDEFDYNKSTEDLSNRCTPGILRQYRYFLGRVGKQRLREARILGVDYLILCLAGICLGTLAKVSDETFGALGYTYTVIAVSLLCKIGALRSFALDKIYYWRERASGMSSLAYFMAKDTIDHFNTIVKPIVYLSMFYFFNNPRSSIWENYQVLVALVYCVTGMGYTFAIFFQPGSAQLWSALLPVVLTLIATQQKNTIIADLCYTKWALEAFVIANAHNYSGVWLITRCGSLVKSGYDISNRSLCIWVLMANGVAFRCVAFFCMVVFQKH